From a single Nicotiana tabacum cultivar K326 chromosome 8, ASM71507v2, whole genome shotgun sequence genomic region:
- the LOC142163164 gene encoding uncharacterized protein LOC142163164: protein MVKDANGLLLPYNDALVISLNVLGFKIKCVLVEPRSSANIIQWRVLEQAKFTGSIIPATKLLAGFNLASVTTQGKILLLTNPEGVMKKTLFEVVDSDMGYKIILGRPWLHEMKAIPSAYHQLLNFPMPEGFKMIRGDQPTVWEMNAILISSSKGNEHAA from the coding sequence ATGGTGAAGGATGCAAATGGATTGTTGCTGCCATACAATGACGCActagtaatttctttaaatgtgctagGTTTTAAGATTAAATGTGTTCTAGTGGAACCAAgaagttcggccaatatcatacaatggagagtattggagcaagctaaatTCACTGGAAGCATTATTCCGGCCACAAAGCTCCTCGCCGGATTCAACCTCGCAAGCGTGACAACTCAAGGAAAGATTTTATTACTCACAAACCCTGAAGGAGTAATGAAGAAAACTCTCTTTGAAGTGGTAGATAGTGATATGGGATATAAAATTATTCTAGGAAggccatggttgcacgagatgaaagcTATACCATCAGCATATCATCAATTGCTCAATTTTCCAATGCCCGAAGGATTTAAGATGATAAGGGGTGACCAACCGACAGTatgggagatgaatgcaattttgatctccagtagcaaaggaaaTGAACAcgcggcatag